The DNA sequence ctaggactttaggtgttaaattgatttgtccacttgacttacctttatggttagaggttgacttagtgggagcaaaaatacaattctcatcaccattgataaggataactaggataggactcccagttttcataccttgccaagagttttattagctATTGATTTATTGATCCCtacaatttatttctcttgttcaaacctttttcaaaaatccaaaaatactactttccataaccaataataaaatacacctccctgcaattccttgagaagacgacccgaggtttgaatacttcggtctataaaatttattgggtttgttacttgtgacaaccaaacgtttgtacgaaagaattttctgttggtttagaagctatacttacaacgcgattatatttgtgaatttctttaccgatagaaaatccgatcgtcataggtccacatatatcgcCTTGAATCCTTTTTAGGAATTCAAGAGACTCAAACCCAATATTTACTGGTGATgaccttaaaattaacttcctTTGAGAACAtacagcacaacaaaattcactagattcaagaatcttctagttctttagtgaatgtccatgggagttttcaataattctccgcatcatggttgttcccagatgacccaatcggtcgtgccaagttatgaattcatttgggctagtaaacttctggtttacaatggcgtgtgattcaattgcattaatattGGTATAATACAACCTAGATGAAAGTGAGtgtaacttttctaatataacatttttatttaaatcatgagttgtgatacataagtactcatgattttcctaattcattgtttcaatatgatatccatttcggcgaatatctttgaatCTCAATAAGTTCCTCAaagacttggtagataatagtgcattatttattacgAATTTTGTTCCTctggaaaacaaaattatagctatTCCGTAGACTTTTATtacattgcctgagccaataatagtattaacatattcttcttttggcacaagatgagtaaaatatatatcacttttgataATGGTGTgagaacttgcactatccgcaaggcatacatcttcattatatgtccttgccattctcttcaaagacaaataataataataaaatgagtaaaagtatatgcacagtaaaattatattcttaattgaaattatttttctaaaaagtACTGTAGATAGCATCatatactaaaaatttttgttattattatctTGGCACATtcaataattttgaaattcataaatgtaaatattttatcaaacattattcatatatatcacacttgaaattcaaatgcataaaacttaaagaagaagtttcttacattatttattcacatgaatacttaacaaacacacatattaaactattccatcattgatcaaatggcCAATATTTCTTTCAGGatcctaaaaaaaaaattagatacatcataatggGTGGTGAAATTTTTAAcatcatttaaaacaaaatttgtttctttttctttgtcgtattttttcaaaaatgcttgataaagatcgactaggtgccttggggtacgacaggtacgtgaccaatggccctttccaccacaacgatAATATTTATCttcaattgatttattttgcccattgtttctttctttatcccactccTGGTGAGATCCTTTCTTGTGAACATAATTCCTTTTgcttccataattttttttgttaccaaaATCTTGCCATTTACATCTTCTGGGGTTATGATTTGCCGCATTTGCTTCAGGAAATGGAGCGGCACTAGTTGGACGCACTTCATGATTTATTAAaagcaactcattgttgcgttcaacaacaagaaggcaagaaattagctcagaatatttttttaaatcttttttctcgatactgctgctgcaggtGCACATTCGAGACATGGAAGGTCGAAAAAGTTTTCTTTTAACATATCGgacttgaggaagtatcaccgtccttttatgattgtacctttcttcaagaTCTTTCCACATATCTGCAAGATCTTTTAATATGTGATATTCATTTTCAATCAtacgtcaagatgacgacgaaggaaaatcatggctttggctttatccttttgggatgtattatttttagccttaatggtatctataagatccattgaatcaagatggattttagCATCTAGTATTCATGGTAAATAATTGTTTTCAGATATATCAAGAGTattaaattcaagatgagaaaattttaacataataaaaatttgttagcTGAATTCTTCCTAAAATTTGATCAGTCTCATGTTGATAATATGTTAtgaaataactaaataaataaataaggagaaggtaacaaatataaaataaaaaaatataaaaaaagaaaaaaaatgtattaacaatataaaattttttttattgattctcAGATCATATCctatttatatatacataaaatattatttttcaacatttatttaatgcgactttttcaaaaataaacaTCCACATATTTTATTCTTATCGCAACACAATTAAACATGAGATCTATCCAACACTTCGTTTCACGGTCaaagaatattaattaaaagCAGCCGTAACCCATCAATTTGAGAAAGAATTGAGATCCAAATCCAACATTTCTTTACGCATTCATACAATTTTTCAGTTTCATTAAGGACATAAGGTCACAAGCATTGTAACAACGTTAAGGTTTACCTTTTAAGTCTAACCATTTTAATTAGTAATTTAGATTCTctacattttaaattttattttagaaaataaaatataatttattattatttattttatagattgTGAAAccaagagaaaaaaataaaaaaatattcaatattaAAATCTTATTATATTGtctcaaataaaaatttatttaaaatttaaaagatcaaataaaGAGCCAAAATAGTGTAATTACCGATTAAGTCAAAACCAGTGTACTCTCCGTCCCAGTTgaattaatcaattaattaaacaAACCAAAAGATGTAAAGAACAAATTTTTACAGGTCCAAAATTCTCTACCATCCTAAGGTTTTCTGTGCTGCCTAAAACCATCCATTAATTAAGATTTACATGTTCCACCTTTCCGGCGAGACTACCCCCAAAACCTCGCCACACCGGAAAAACCCTTACATGGCCTGCAACGACTCCGGCCGCCATAAAATATCCGTCGTATCAGCATAATCAAACAACCCGTCTATCATTACGTAACCGTTTTCGCTGTCATCGTAGTCCACCAACCCACCATTACCAAACCCAAATGCTTCGTATCCCCTGAAATCATCTTCAATCCCTAGAAATCCGGTTAGGTCCAATCCGTCCGGACCAACCCGACCCGATTCTTCGATTTCAGGCTTAACCTCCTCGTTCGGTGTTACCGTCGGCGGCAGCCCTAGTTCGTCATCCGATGCCTCCAAGAGATATCCCAAGTTCGGAATGAAATCCCCGAATTCGGGAACCGGGTTCGAATCTTGACCCGGTGCGAGTATTTCTTCCTCGAAGCTCTTGATGACGGAGTCAAGGCCTTGGAAGGTTGAGTCACGCTCCGCCACATTGTCCATATCGTCAAGAATGTTGAGGATTTCACCGTGGAGCTCCTCAACCACCGAGTTCTCTGATTCGATCCGAACGAGTTCCCATCCTCCCGATTCCTCGCACGACTCGGCTGAGTTAACCCGGGTGAGCTGAGAAACGGGCGAGTCAACTCGAGGAATCTTGGACTCGGGCGACTCGGCGTCCGAGTCGTCCCGAACTCGCTTCTTGTTGTTGCATTCCTCCATTTAGGGTTCTAGAGAAAAATACGAAAAGAACAGAAAATGTTTTGGCTATGTTAGAGTGAAGTAGGAGAGAGAGGTGGATGGAGTGTAGAGAGAGAAAATGAAGTGTTACGGTTGAGGGAGAAAGACAAGGAAGAGGGTATATATAATGGTGGAAAAAGAAGGATAAATAGGGCTTCAGGTTCGCTCACTTTAATTCGTAAACGGCAGAGAGAGACAGGCGCGTGCATATCGGGAAAAAGCCACGActaatcttttcttttatttttgttaagaaaaAGAAATCTTATAACGAACTGTATTTGTAactgatattttttattaacaaaaaacaGTTGGCTTAATTCTTTGGTGGTGGTGGGATCCACTGGTCATTATTACAGCAAGGGGGAggatatttttttgtttcatttGTGGCAATTAACTAAATTTGAACAAAGGTTTCAAGTCCGTCGGTGAGGGCCCACCGACATAGGAGGAATCATACGgttgatttttaattttcttttttgacttttttgcatattattattattattattattattattattattattattttattctgcGTTTTGGGTTTTGGAATTCTGGAGTGGTCACTAGTCTTGGAATGTTCCCACCGGTGGTGGAGCGCTGTTGTTGGATTCTTGGTTTGGCTTGGCTTTGCTTTGTTTTGCTGTCctcatttcttttatttttttgagaaTGAGAATACAACTACTATTTTCATTTTTAGAAAGATTAGACCAAGATTTTTCCTTGGTTTTTTTGACAAATTCTTTGTGGTTTTTTGATAGAGCAAGTATTCAAACGTCAATAGTTGTTTGGATTACGGTTGAACTTACCTGTATATTGCCGCCAATTGTCTGGCTTACCCGTTGAATCTCATTTTGTTGGCagtttatcttttttttttttttccatgttCGTCTTTATTTGACTAATATATTTGGATACCACATTGATTTTCGGCTAAACCGGATGCTTTTACTCTTTTCTTACACACAACAACTATCAAAAGGCAAGTTAGTAGTGGACAAATCTATCTATAAAACCTAATAACAAATTGGTATAcacaaatttgattaattatattatccGTTTGCCtctataaattaaatatttatattatcttggtataaattataatacatGATAAAATACCAGCCAATCTagaattataaaatttttataaatataaattcattaaaataatcaaataatcaaatttatcattatttaataattaaatattttttataaatataaaatatatttttattttttttataggaaAACAAATTTATTCATAAAATAGTCATTCGATACTTGCAGATAATCTTaatctcttttgtttttgaatcCATAAAAAAATACTACAACATGGTAAgatatcattttttattatccAAATAAACTTGAATCCTTTATGGatcaataattattttaataaataaaaaagtataccAATTATTTATATCCTATCCCAAAACATGAAACTAGACTTAATAAGAATAAAGGTCTATCTAAAAAAAGGATGACCTCTTCTACTTATCCGATTTCATAAAAGGTTGGGTACGATAAGGAGGTCTAGTCCTGCttattcaaataaataattacctCTATAATATATCCTATTATCTCTACCTCTTTCAGAAAGTATATTTTAACAAACTcccaagaaaaaaaatggcTATCCACCTACAAAGGTGGAATTACTCCAAAAGGTGGTTATCCACTCTACTATAAATATACTGACACTCATCAAGTATATTCAAGTCCCAATCTACTAAGACCCAGTTTGGGTAAACAACTTAATTAAGctctttttgaaaaaatagcttaaacaataaatgactatattaaaagtagcttataaataagttattttgtatttagatttttagttctaaaagtgcttattttataaaaatgtggtaaaaagtagtagtattatgagagaagtcatttttttaacttctctataagCTCCTAAATAGCTTCCTAGAAAGCCgcaatttggttttgaaaattgtaccagacattaatactactacttttcatAAGTCAAAAGCTTAAAAAAGTTACTTTTGAAACTTCCCAAACGGGTCCTAAAAATCTACTTAAagcccatgctaacttaagcatcggagtctcttgcaggtaccacacCCACCTCCTCAGCAGGAACTCGAACGACGGTACCTTGGCACCAAAACAAGTCAGATGTTGCCTTGGAAGGAGTCTGGATCTCATGTTCAGACCTAAATCATTGTTTCATGTAAACCTTGGAAcattggcgctgttgccggggactTGGAAGTCTACATCCACATATGGCGGATAACCAGTATTAAGACAGTCATACGACGTCTGAGTCGGAACCAGAGCCCTACCACAACGACCTGACGCTAGCATTGTCTCCACCCCGAGAGAGAACAAATGCCCCCCACAGGGAAGGAACGTCGGAAAATCCTCATCCGTGGCTGATTCATTCGAAGGTCTACCCGCCTGAGGATGAAGAACCTCCCCCATCCGACAGAAATACTTGGGTTAGTTTACGGCCACTGTGGACGATTAAAACAACTCGAGCTGCAGGCTGAGCGACAACGAGAAGCAGAATGGAAATTACGAAAAGAACTAGGACAATGAAAAGAGATGGAGGAAAACCTCTTGAGGTTAAAAGTTGACCTTCGAAGACCGAGCAATCGGGTAGATCAAAAGAAAATCCCTCCTAGAGGTGAAGATCTATTTGTTGAAGAGATCATGCGAGCTAGGGTTCCCAGAAATTTCAAAACTCCCgcatggatctctacgacggaacgacatggatctctacgacggaaTGATCGATCCGAGGCTTTATGTCTGCAATTTCAAAAGTCGAATGTATCTAGCCGATGCCTCTGATGCAACTCGTTGCAAAGCCTACCTGTTCCGAGGATTATCTGAAACGTAGAGATCGATCTCGGGCGAGATCTCCCGGTTTGGTCAAGTGTGCtgcgtccgacttgttggagtTTGAGGTGCAGTTGGTCCTTGATAACTgggggtggtggtacctgcaagagactccgatgcttaagtcagTACGGGCTTTAGgtaggtttttagtagaattagagtatgagttatacctgggtgctccagtgtatttatagtgatGTTTGACGATCTTCCTTTGAgataagtttttttattttatcttatcttttgtagGTGAGATCATATCTTTTGTCAATCGCGTCCCAGTAGACGGCGGTTCTTCATTTTGGGCCTCTGTGGCAATTTTTGGAGCCCTATATGAAGAGGTCGGTAGTGGGCCAACCTTTCATGAGGTCGATCCTTTTGTCTTCAGCCAAGTCGACCCTATAGCTTGGACCGGTGTATGAACAGTGTCCCTACTTAAGCTTTGACCTTTTTCCTGAGGTTGTGCTTGTTCCCGAGCTTTAACCTTTTCTAGGGAGAGGTCGAGCTAAAGCATATTCTTGTCGTCCATGCCCGAGGTGCTGTTGTTCCATTCAGACGAGCTTTGTGTCTTTAATGCTGTTTCGAAACGCgaaacattttttcttttgctctttAAATGCTGCGTCATTCTCGAGTGCGCTAGTTTCTTGGGTTCATGCAAGTGCTTTTAAAGCCTTTTAATTGGGCCTTTATTCCTTTGCCATTTCGTTTCCTTCTTTGTATTTTGTTTGAAATCAAAGGGGTTTTGCTTTCTTCAGTTTCTTGCTTCCATATGCTTTCTTTTGCTTTCTGAGAAGAAAACCTTCTTTCactttattttgttaatttgcCCTAAGTTTTTTCCTTTCCTTGAAGCTTCGAGGCGCTTGTTGGTGTGGATCGTCCGTGATTTTGCCGTGCGTTCGTCGTTACTACTTCTTCTCATTTTAGGTTGGTGCTTTTTGCATTCTTTTTCATGGTTGCAATCCTTCTGCTTGATGTTTTGTTTCTGCTGCATGCTTCTATTTTTCGTTTTAAAGTTTTGATCTTTTTATCTTTGCTGTTTGTTGAAAAGGCTAGGGCTTTTcgatttctttgatcttttgtgCTTTTCTTTTCTGTGTTTGCATTGCCTCCAAAGGGCATCTCTGGGTTTGCGGTggaaattttgtttttttgtgaACCTTGGGCGCCCTTTTGCTGCCGTGTTTCTGTTTGTtttttcatcttcttatttctggccgagttgtttggtagtgATGTCCCTTTCATTTTCTTGCTGTAGGTGTAGTTTCTATGTCTACTCGTTGAAATATTGTTGAAATGTCCACAAAGGTTCCTCCTGGTATGGCTGGCTGGTTAGATTCTGTAGTTTTAGGATGTGTCACTGTAGCGGACCGGGAATATTGCGAGAAATTTAGGAGGTATCATAGGATTTGTGGGAATAGGGAAGATGAGAAGGACTATGAGCTGGTGTCGTCCGACCCCAAGGAGAGGGTCAGTTTTCCTTCTTTAGATCGAGCAGAGCGCCCGTTCTTTTATGCGTATGATTACTTTTTTACCAAATTAGCCATTACCCTTCCTTTCACTGAGTTTGAGACTGACATCCTCTGGAACTGTAACCTTGCCCCAACTCAGATTCATCCTAACTCTTGGGCCTTCATGAAAATTTTTCAATTGCTATGTCAGGAGTTGGGTGTCCGACCTTctctttgtctttttctttacttgtttgtgCTGACCAAGCTGGGGCGGCAAGAAGAAGGCTTCTTGGATCTCCTTCCGGGCTGCTCAGGGTAAAAAGGTGTTCTCTATTTTTGATGactcctttcatgattttaaaaatttctacTTCAAAGTTCGGACTGTAAATGGTGTTCACTTTTTTCTTGATAAGAACAAGGAACccacctggtgcacgaaatgcaatctaagtctttggcaattcgcacaactaaccggcaagtgcattgggtcgtccaagtaataccttacgtgagtaagggtcgatcccatggggattattggtttgaagcaagctatatttattttattaatcttagtcatgataccaataaggttatttggatttaattgtaagaagctaaagtgtttggaattattagaaaaataaaagagaataaaatcgttacttgttgtgcagtaatgagaaatatgttggagttttggagatgctttgtcttctgaatttctacAATGTAacattcaactcaattgtttgtaaagcacgtctacggcaagctgtatgtagggtgtcaccattgtcagtggctacctcccatcctctcagtgaaaacgttcctatgctctgtcacagcacggctaatcagctgttggttctcgatcatgttggaataggatccattgatccttttgcgtttgtcatcacgcccagcaatcgcgagtttgaagcgcgtcatagccattcaatccttgaatcctactcggaataccacagacaaggtttagaccttccggattctcaagagtggccaccatcaattctagcttatactgcggagattctgattaaggaatctaagagaagctcattcagtctgatgtagaacggaggtgtttgtcaggcacacgttcatggattgagggaggtgatgagtgtcacgggtcatcacctccttcataattaagcacgaataaacatcttagatcggaccatacacacgtttgagtgaaatagaaacaattgcattaattcatcgagacgctgcagagctcctcacccccaacaatggagtttagagactcatgccgtcaaagtgtataaaattcagatctgaaaaatgtcatgagttacaaaataattctctaaaagttgtttaaatagtaaactagtaacctaggtttacagaatatgagtaaactaagataattggtgcagaagtccacttttggggcccacttggtgtgtgctggggctgagactaaagctatccacgagctgaggcttttcttggagttgaactccaagttataacgtgttttgggcgttcaactccggatcatgacgtgtttctggcgtttaactccagacagcagcatgtacttggcgttcaacgccaagttacgtcgtctatcttcgcacaaagtatggactattatatattgctggaaagccctggatgtctactttccaacgccgttgagagcgcgccaattggactcctgtagctccagaaaatccatttcgagtgcagggaggtcaggatccaacagcatcagcagtcctttttcagcctaactcagatttttgctcagctccctcaatttcagccagaaaatacctgaaatcacagaaaaatacacaaactcatagtaaagtctagaaatatgatttttgcctaaaaactaataatatttaactaaaaactaattgaaacatgctaaaatctacatgaaattacccccaaaaagcgtataaaatatccgctcatcacaacaccaaacttaaactgttgcttgtcctcaagcaactagataaataaaataggatgaaagaaattaagaagtaataatatctaagagttttaaatggagctcagcttcttattagatgagcggggcttgtagctttttgtttctgaacagttttggcatctccctttatcctttgaaattcagaatgattggcatccataggaactcagaattcagatagtattattgattctcctagtgtagtgtgttgattcttgaacacagttattttatgagtcttggccgtggccctaagcactttgttttccagtattaccaccggatacataaatgccacagacacatgactgggtgaaccttttcagattgtgactcagctttgctagagtccccagttagaggtgtccagagctcttaagcacacgcttttgctttggatcacgactttagccactcagtctcaagcttttcacttggacctgcatgccataagcacatggttagggacagcttgattgagccgcttaggcctggaattacttccttgggccctcctatccactaatgctcaaagccttggatccttttcacccttgccttttggttttaagggctgttggctcttatttcttttcttgatccagtgaaatatttttttttgagtgctgctttttcttgcttcaagaatcaaattcatgatttttcagatcatcactaatatttttcgtgttcctcattctttcaggagccaatattcataaagtTCAAGATCAAAAtcatgcactgttcaagcattgaatcagagaacaaaaagtattgccaccatatatagttaattataattttttattattaagaactcgaaaaaaaataaattacttcttaattctaattatctactattttattcatgcctgatgatgatgagaaagataaattataacttaattggaaataaaaccataatagacatactaattactactactaccactatatatctcctaaggtaaatttctataataacactatcacagagttaaagctaaaattagaactcaacaacctgtgttttgagaaagtagatgttcctctagtctgtggggtgtttttcaaggattaatttttggcacttcagctcccttagatcacgcccttgctcttcttgttctttaagcagtttgcaaagcatgctactttggtTGTTCtattcttcctttatttggttcatagcttcttgcaatttggaaatagataCTTCAatatgttcccaatattcgaattgaggaagttctgggaggacttcctgtgctctcctcttgattggatcatcctgcagctgttgtctgtccattgatattctagtgattggcctttcaattgagatatactctgttattcccatcttcactccggcatctctgcagagcatagaaattaagcttggataggctaATCTGGCATctttggaattcctgtttgctattttgtacagttcacatgagatcagttgatggacttctacttcttttcccaacatgatgcagtgaatcatcactgctcttttaatggtaacttcagaacggttgctggtgggcagtatgaaacgcccaatgaaatccagccagcctctggctactggtttgagatcttctcttttgagttgaattggggtgccagtcatgctggtggtccacctggcttcagggatgcatatatcctctagaatcttgtctagacctttatttaccctcatcattctcctattaaaggagtctgggtcatctttcagttgagggagcttaaagatctccctgattttgtcaggatgggtatgaacaatctttcctctaactaaggtccgatggtcatagagagcagctccaattattctttgcctgtctgtctgccatagattagcatagaactcctgaaccatgttccttcccacttttatttcaggattggctagaatttcccagttcctgtttcgaatttgctcttggatctccggatattcatcttctttcagatcaaatttgacttccgggatcactgatctgtgactcatta is a window from the Arachis stenosperma cultivar V10309 chromosome 3, arast.V10309.gnm1.PFL2, whole genome shotgun sequence genome containing:
- the LOC130967907 gene encoding uncharacterized protein LOC130967907 → MEECNNKKRVRDDSDAESPESKIPRVDSPVSQLTRVNSAESCEESGGWELVRIESENSVVEELHGEILNILDDMDNVAERDSTFQGLDSVIKSFEEEILAPGQDSNPVPEFGDFIPNLGYLLEASDDELGLPPTVTPNEEVKPEIEESGRVGPDGLDLTGFLGIEDDFRGYEAFGFGNGGLVDYDDSENGYVMIDGLFDYADTTDILWRPESLQAM